The Quercus robur chromosome 3, dhQueRobu3.1, whole genome shotgun sequence DNA segment AggtgtatgttgatgatatgatagtgAAATCCAAGGATAGAGGTAGCCACACCATAAACTTGAGGAAGTTTTTCGAGTGGATTAAAGAATATAGATTGAGGTTGAATCCACAAAAGTGCACCTTTGGAGTAACCGCCGGAAAATTGCTAGGCTTCCTAGTGAGTGATAAATGGATAGAAGTTGACCCATCTAAGATTAAAGCCATATTGGAGATGCCTCCACccaaaagtgagaaagagattAGGGGTTTCTTAGGTTGATTGCAATACATTAGTCAATTCATTGCCAAGCTCACCTCTACTTGTGAGCCCATCTTCAAACTCCTAAGAAAGAATGAACCACATACATGGAATCATGAGTGCCAAAAAGCCTTTGAACTTATCAAGGAATATCTTCTCCACCCACCTATCCTAGTGCCTCCACAATATGGAAAACTCATACTCCTATGCCTCTCTATCATAGGGGATGTGGTTGGAAGTATGAATGCAAAAGAAGACAACGACAAGAATTACAAGACTAGGTACACTCCCATAGAAAAGTCATGCTTTGCACTTGTTTGGGCTATGTAGAAATTCAGACATACCGTCTTACCTTTCCAAATATGGGTGGTAGCAAGAATGGACCCACTGAAATATCTCTTTGTGAAAATCTCTTTGAGTGGAAGATTGTCAAGATGGTTGATCTTGTTGGTAGAATTCGATTTGAAGTATGTGGCTAGGAAAACTATCAAAGGAAGTGTCGTGTTAGATTTCTGTGCCGAGAATCCTATAGAGGGGGAGAATGGTAAAGAAGACTTTCCAGATGAGGACATTTTGAATGTTGAGTTAGGGGCATATAAGATGTACTTTGATGAAGCCGTAAACCGATTTGGGAATGGGATAGGAATACTCTTGATCACTCTTGAGGGATCTCACATACCTTTGGCAATCAA contains these protein-coding regions:
- the LOC126719600 gene encoding uncharacterized protein LOC126719600, which translates into the protein MDPLKYLFVKISLSGRLSRWLILLVEFDLKYVARKTIKGSVVLDFCAENPIEGENGKEDFPDEDILNVELGAYKMYFDEAVNRFGNGIGILLITLEGSHIPLAIKLNFEVTNNMANYEACITEMEAFRELGVKEVEVFGDSTLVIAQAQKLWKVKEEHLKPYQQYLEDLTKTFDKIMYTIIPRAQNQFVDALATLASMVEIPKGVWT